Proteins encoded together in one Flavobacterium keumense window:
- a CDS encoding plasmid mobilization protein has translation MFNITVVKMEVKNKRKVKEKLIAFRLAEAELKQLKDYASKTKLNVSQFIRLMTIGQA, from the coding sequence ATGTTTAACATAACAGTAGTAAAAATGGAAGTAAAAAACAAACGCAAGGTAAAAGAAAAATTAATCGCTTTCAGATTAGCTGAAGCCGAATTAAAGCAATTAAAAGATTATGCGAGTAAAACTAAATTGAACGTTAGTCAGTTCATAAGACTGATGACTATTGGACAAGCGTAA